A window from Canis lupus baileyi chromosome 4, mCanLup2.hap1, whole genome shotgun sequence encodes these proteins:
- the HSPB3 gene encoding heat shock protein beta-3, translating into MAKIILRHLIETPVRYEEEFEARGLEDCRLDHALYALPGPTTVDLRRARAAQVPPVDSVAEMPTQEGKSRFQILLDVVQFLPEDIIIQTFEGWLLIKAQHGTRMDEHGFISRSFTRQYKLPDGIETKDLSAILCHDGILVVEVKDPAGTK; encoded by the coding sequence ATGGCAAAAATCATCTTGAGACACCTCATAGAGACCCCAGTGCGCTACGAGGAGGAGTTTGAAGCTCGAGGTTTGGAAGACTGCAGGTTGGATCATGCTTTATACGCCCTGCCGGGGCCAACCACTGTGGACCTGAGAagagccagggcagcccaggttcCTCCGGTGGACTCGGTGGCAGAGATGCCAACCCAAGAAGGCAAATCCCGCTTCCAGATCCTGCTGGATGTGGTCCAGTTCCTGCCCGAAGATATCATCATTCAGACCTTCGAAGGCTGGCTGCTGATCAAGGCTCAGCACGGAACCAGAATGGATGAGCATGGTTTTATCTCAAGAAGCTTCACCCGACAGTATAAACTGCCAGATGGCATTGAAACCAAAGATTTGTCTGCCATCCTCTGTCACGATGGAATTCTGGTGGTGGAAGTAAAGGATCCAGCTGGGACTAAGTGA